In Acetobacteroides hydrogenigenes, a single window of DNA contains:
- a CDS encoding citrate/2-methylcitrate synthase, with protein MSEFSNWTHLAEKAAEIDNDLFAKYDVKRGLRNADHTGVLVGLSNIGSVSGVKKVDGVNVPAEGKLTYRGIDIKDLAEGYLTEKRVGYEETVYLLLFGKLPTRDELERFSEYMKEQRKLPEYFTKDIILSFRGKDIMNMLARSVLALYTTDDNADDTSTENVLRQSISLIAKFPEIIAHAFHGMRYHYMNKSLVIRHPHPKLSHAENFLYLLKGANRYTPLEVEILDLALVLHAEHEGGNNSSFTVHVVSSSQTDTYSAIAAAIGSLKGPLHGGANSEVMAMMDNIKRNVKDWSNEKEIEEYLAKILRKEAYDRSGKIYGMGHAVYTLSDPRAVVLKKKAREVAIEKDRLHEFNLYDAIERLAPKVFHEIKGEKVIAPNVDFYSGFVYCMLDIPVAVYTPMFAMARIAGWCAHRLEELISAKRIIRPAYKTLAEEVSYIPLSERG; from the coding sequence ATGAGCGAGTTTTCTAACTGGACGCATTTGGCCGAGAAGGCTGCCGAAATCGACAACGACCTTTTCGCAAAGTACGATGTTAAGCGTGGTCTGCGCAACGCCGACCATACCGGCGTGCTTGTGGGGTTGTCGAATATCGGTTCGGTGTCGGGCGTTAAGAAGGTTGATGGCGTAAACGTTCCTGCCGAAGGAAAGCTTACCTATCGCGGGATCGACATTAAGGATTTGGCCGAGGGCTACCTTACTGAGAAGCGCGTGGGCTACGAGGAGACGGTTTACCTGCTGCTTTTTGGCAAGCTGCCTACCCGCGATGAGCTGGAGCGATTCAGCGAGTACATGAAGGAGCAGCGCAAGCTCCCCGAGTACTTTACCAAGGATATCATCCTCTCGTTTCGCGGTAAGGACATCATGAACATGCTGGCCCGATCGGTGCTGGCGCTCTACACCACCGACGATAACGCCGATGACACCAGCACCGAAAACGTGCTGCGCCAGTCCATCAGCCTTATTGCCAAGTTTCCCGAGATTATTGCCCACGCCTTCCACGGCATGCGCTACCACTACATGAACAAGTCGCTGGTTATCCGTCATCCGCATCCGAAGCTGAGCCATGCCGAGAACTTCCTATACCTGCTTAAGGGCGCCAACCGCTATACCCCGCTGGAGGTGGAAATCCTAGATCTGGCGCTGGTGCTGCATGCCGAGCACGAGGGGGGTAACAACTCATCGTTCACGGTTCACGTGGTATCGTCGTCGCAAACGGATACCTACTCGGCTATTGCCGCTGCCATTGGCTCGCTGAAGGGGCCGCTGCACGGTGGGGCCAACAGCGAGGTGATGGCCATGATGGACAACATCAAGCGTAACGTGAAGGATTGGAGCAACGAGAAGGAGATCGAAGAGTATCTGGCAAAGATTCTCCGCAAGGAGGCCTACGACCGCTCGGGCAAGATATACGGGATGGGGCATGCCGTTTACACCCTTTCCGATCCGCGTGCCGTGGTGCTTAAGAAGAAGGCTCGCGAGGTAGCCATCGAAAAGGACAGGCTCCACGAGTTTAACCTCTACGATGCCATCGAGCGCTTGGCTCCAAAGGTATTCCACGAGATAAAAGGGGAGAAGGTGATTGCCCCCAACGTCGACTTTTATTCGGGATTCGTGTACTGCATGCTCGACATCCCCGTGGCGGTGTACACCCCAATGTTTGCCATGGCCCGCATTGCCGGCTGGTGCGCCCATCGCCTAGAGGAGCTCATCAGCGCCAAGCGTATCATCCGCCCTGCATATAAAACGCTGGCCGAGGAGGTTTCCTATATCCCGCTAAGCGAGCGGGGGTAA
- a CDS encoding NADP-dependent isocitrate dehydrogenase — MSKIAMKTPLVELDGDEMTRVLWPIIKEKLILPYVDLKVEYYDLGIMNRDKTDDKVTTDAASAIIKYGVGVKNATITPNADRVVEYGLKQQWKSPNGTIRAMLDGTVFRKPILVKNVQPSVRSWVKPIVVGRHAYGDVYRNTEMYIDGPGKAELVYTDRAGLERRTLIHEFDSPGVIQGMHNTDDSIGSFARSCFEYAIDQKIDCWFATKDTISKIYDQRFKNIFEEIFESEYKQRFADAGITYFYTLIDDVVARIMKHEGGILWACKNYDGDVMSDMVASSFGSLAMMTSVLVSPKGYFEYEAAHGTVQRHYYKHLKGEKTSTNAVALIYAWTGALAKRGELDNIPELVAFARKLERVVVETIEEGVMTGDLAAICSPRAEKVVHSEEFLDEVASRL; from the coding sequence ATGTCCAAAATAGCAATGAAAACGCCGCTGGTGGAGCTCGACGGCGACGAAATGACCCGAGTTCTATGGCCCATCATTAAGGAGAAATTGATCCTGCCGTATGTCGACCTGAAGGTGGAGTACTACGATTTGGGCATCATGAACCGCGATAAGACCGACGACAAGGTGACCACGGATGCCGCCAGCGCCATCATCAAGTATGGGGTGGGGGTGAAGAACGCCACCATCACGCCCAACGCCGACCGCGTGGTGGAGTACGGCCTCAAGCAGCAGTGGAAGTCGCCCAACGGCACCATCCGCGCCATGCTCGACGGCACGGTGTTCCGCAAGCCCATTCTGGTGAAGAACGTGCAGCCTTCGGTGCGCTCGTGGGTGAAGCCCATTGTGGTGGGCCGCCACGCTTACGGCGACGTGTACAGGAACACCGAGATGTACATCGACGGGCCGGGCAAGGCCGAGCTGGTGTACACCGACAGGGCCGGGTTGGAGCGCCGCACGCTTATCCACGAGTTCGACTCGCCCGGGGTAATCCAGGGGATGCACAACACCGACGACTCTATAGGCAGCTTTGCCCGCTCGTGCTTCGAGTACGCGATCGACCAGAAGATCGACTGCTGGTTTGCCACCAAGGATACCATCTCGAAGATCTACGACCAGCGCTTCAAGAATATCTTCGAGGAGATATTCGAGAGCGAGTACAAGCAGCGCTTTGCCGATGCCGGCATCACCTACTTTTACACGCTGATTGACGATGTGGTGGCCCGCATCATGAAGCACGAGGGAGGCATCCTGTGGGCCTGCAAGAACTACGACGGCGATGTGATGAGCGACATGGTGGCCTCGTCGTTCGGCTCGCTGGCCATGATGACCTCCGTGCTGGTGTCGCCCAAGGGATACTTCGAGTATGAGGCTGCCCACGGCACCGTGCAGCGCCACTACTACAAGCACCTGAAGGGCGAGAAGACCTCCACCAACGCCGTGGCGCTCATCTATGCGTGGACCGGGGCGCTGGCCAAGCGCGGCGAGCTCGATAACATTCCCGAACTGGTGGCCTTTGCCCGAAAGCTGGAGAGGGTAGTGGTAGAAACCATCGAGGAGGGGGTAATGACGGGCGACTTGGCCGCCATCTGCAGCCCCCGCGCCGAGAAGGTGGTGCACTCCGAGGAGTTCCTCGACGAGGTTGCCTCGCGCCTGTAG
- a CDS encoding PAS domain-containing protein produces the protein MRVKFDYVNFSLKKKISLSIIAASLLFFLVIGSLLLVQMRKVMYSSEKERLEAQSAAFESALQRSIASSAQVAKVASVSLGNLLASNASDTAIVKWLKGVNDTQNLYATVTETGTGATKVYHLTANGEAAVGTGTFSDNRFTAADIASDKEVALVTSADKHAYLRVAVKGTSINGRTLVVGQMLPLQELVLSANKNMKEDTLSILLLNSGGDIVSSNVEKYLGKSLASLADGDKLSEFAAGQADNSIKRVRFDDSRYIACYYPLSKVNADGGVVFLSPRSGSQLGLLAMILFVVMGVWAVLATVLLKVFSIRILAPLNRLTVSLKEVAQGKVSDELKVRYSLNDEIGAMSNSVNDLVDNLTETARFAKEIGEGNLACSYAPRGNEDKLGIALVGMQGSLAKAKELEEAQKEANKKSQWANEGMAKFAEILRNNHDNLKEMSFDVLKNLVKYVNAIQGGVFVLNDDVEDDHFLEMTACFAYDRRKMHQKRVDMGEGLVGRCFFEKQSILLKEMPDNYLEITSGLGQKNPNNLILVPLKINDTVNGVLEIASFNEFEEYQIQFIEKIAESISSTITSVRINERTTALLERSQVQAEQMAAQEEEMRQNLEELQATQEELEKRARENDQMNKELEKEKYLLDALLSTIPDFIYFKDEQCRFIRVSESMAPLFKVNSAADLVGKSDFDFHSAEHANRSYQEEMEIVRTGKKIIDNVVCERWDDGREQWVSTTKMPLIGADGRIVGSFGISKVITDFKRMEIEMTMQNEAMKETLAQMEKASEDAENVKTMYNKIIDNLPLKVFVKDHSGKLVVINSAVAKAHGLKAEELIGKSDFDFYDHDAAMKVYQAELEVMEGEAKTYVHEEHFEGGETKTLKTTKMPFYIDTLKEKGLLGVQVDVSEFSNIH, from the coding sequence ATGAGAGTTAAGTTTGATTACGTCAATTTTTCTTTGAAGAAGAAGATTTCACTGTCGATCATAGCCGCCTCCCTGCTGTTTTTCCTAGTTATCGGAAGCCTTCTCCTCGTTCAGATGAGAAAGGTGATGTATAGTAGCGAAAAGGAGCGGCTCGAGGCCCAGTCGGCAGCGTTCGAGAGCGCCTTGCAACGGAGCATAGCCTCGTCGGCACAGGTGGCTAAGGTAGCCTCGGTTAGCTTGGGTAACCTATTGGCAAGCAACGCCAGCGATACGGCTATCGTGAAATGGCTGAAAGGGGTTAACGATACCCAAAACCTGTACGCCACCGTTACCGAAACGGGCACAGGCGCCACTAAGGTTTACCACCTTACGGCAAACGGCGAGGCAGCAGTTGGCACAGGAACCTTCTCCGACAATCGCTTTACGGCAGCCGATATTGCGTCGGATAAGGAGGTTGCTCTAGTTACCTCAGCCGATAAGCATGCCTACCTAAGGGTAGCTGTAAAGGGCACGTCCATTAACGGGCGAACCCTAGTAGTTGGCCAAATGCTGCCGCTGCAGGAGCTCGTTCTTTCGGCTAACAAGAATATGAAGGAGGATACGCTAAGCATTCTACTGCTAAACAGTGGTGGCGATATCGTATCGTCGAACGTAGAAAAGTACCTAGGGAAGAGCCTAGCCTCGCTTGCCGATGGCGATAAGCTTTCGGAGTTTGCCGCTGGTCAGGCCGATAACAGCATCAAAAGGGTTCGCTTCGACGACAGCAGGTATATTGCCTGCTACTATCCGCTATCGAAGGTAAATGCCGATGGTGGAGTCGTATTCCTGTCGCCTCGTAGCGGAAGCCAGCTAGGCCTCTTAGCTATGATCCTTTTTGTGGTGATGGGCGTTTGGGCTGTACTCGCCACTGTTTTGCTGAAGGTCTTTAGCATCCGAATCCTTGCTCCGCTAAATAGGCTAACCGTATCCTTAAAGGAGGTAGCGCAAGGGAAGGTGTCCGACGAGTTGAAGGTACGCTATTCGCTAAACGACGAAATCGGGGCTATGTCCAATTCGGTAAACGACTTGGTAGATAACCTTACCGAAACAGCCCGCTTTGCCAAGGAGATCGGCGAGGGCAACCTCGCATGCAGCTATGCACCTCGTGGTAACGAAGATAAGTTGGGGATTGCTCTTGTTGGTATGCAAGGAAGCCTTGCCAAAGCCAAAGAGCTCGAAGAAGCCCAAAAGGAGGCCAACAAAAAGAGCCAGTGGGCTAACGAGGGGATGGCCAAATTTGCCGAGATACTTCGCAACAACCACGACAACCTTAAGGAGATGTCGTTCGATGTTCTTAAGAATCTGGTTAAGTACGTAAATGCCATACAAGGTGGCGTATTCGTTCTTAACGATGATGTTGAGGACGATCATTTCCTCGAAATGACCGCTTGCTTTGCCTACGATCGTCGTAAAATGCACCAAAAGCGGGTAGATATGGGAGAGGGGCTAGTTGGCCGATGCTTCTTCGAAAAGCAGTCTATCCTGCTTAAGGAGATGCCCGATAACTACCTCGAAATCACATCAGGATTGGGACAAAAGAATCCGAACAACCTGATTCTTGTTCCGCTAAAAATCAACGATACCGTAAATGGTGTACTCGAGATAGCTTCTTTCAACGAGTTTGAAGAGTATCAAATCCAGTTCATTGAGAAAATTGCCGAAAGCATATCGTCTACCATAACCAGCGTGCGTATCAACGAGCGTACAACTGCCCTTTTGGAGCGTTCGCAGGTACAGGCAGAGCAGATGGCCGCACAGGAAGAGGAGATGCGCCAAAACCTAGAAGAGCTACAGGCTACCCAAGAAGAACTCGAAAAGCGTGCTCGCGAAAACGATCAGATGAACAAGGAGCTGGAGAAGGAAAAATACCTATTGGATGCGCTTCTATCTACAATTCCAGACTTTATCTACTTTAAGGACGAACAGTGCCGCTTCATTCGTGTCAGCGAATCGATGGCTCCGCTATTCAAGGTTAACTCGGCTGCCGATCTTGTTGGTAAGTCCGACTTCGACTTCCACTCGGCCGAGCACGCCAATCGCTCGTATCAAGAGGAGATGGAAATTGTTAGAACTGGCAAAAAGATTATCGACAATGTGGTTTGCGAGCGATGGGATGATGGTCGCGAACAGTGGGTATCTACCACCAAAATGCCGCTCATTGGTGCTGATGGTCGCATCGTAGGATCGTTTGGTATCTCTAAGGTTATTACTGACTTCAAGCGAATGGAGATTGAAATGACCATGCAAAACGAGGCAATGAAGGAAACACTAGCCCAAATGGAAAAGGCTTCGGAAGATGCGGAAAACGTGAAGACGATGTACAATAAGATTATCGACAACCTACCATTAAAGGTTTTCGTAAAGGATCACTCAGGTAAGCTTGTTGTCATCAACTCTGCTGTAGCCAAGGCACATGGTTTAAAAGCAGAAGAGTTAATAGGCAAGAGCGATTTCGACTTCTACGATCATGATGCTGCAATGAAGGTGTACCAGGCCGAGCTTGAGGTGATGGAAGGCGAGGCTAAAACATACGTTCACGAAGAGCACTTCGAGGGTGGAGAAACCAAAACGCTAAAGACAACAAAGATGCCGTTCTACATTGATACCCTTAAGGAAAAGGGTCTTTTAGGCGTACAGGTTGATGTTTCGGAGTTTTCCAACATTCATTAA